The Cryptomeria japonica chromosome 6, Sugi_1.0, whole genome shotgun sequence genomic interval ATGTCTTTATTGTATCAGATATCTAGTATAATGACAAAAACACAATTCTCTGAATCTCTTTGCTATCTCACCAAATACACACTAGAATGGCATATTCATTTTTGCATTCTAAGTCCAAAGGTTCTGCCAATCCTCAACTAAATACGTTATTTTGTTGCATGCAGTATTCGCTACTTATCTTAGTTTACATTAAGTCATCCATTTATTTTCTTGTTGCATAAAGTGTCACTCTATTGTATGGAACACAACTGGCTATCACTTGGAATCTGATGTACAATTTTCAGGAATCCTGTAATTCTATTGCATCTGTTTTGTTTCTAAGGTGCTAAATTTATTTTCCTCAAGTGCAGACTTCTTGTCCTTTTAAcctttcatctttctttctttcatcacaaatttgcTTGGAGTGTATTTTGTCATTTGTAAGAGTCCATATACCAGGTTTCCCAAGAGCCTGTTAGGCTGTTTCTAATTTTCTTTTCTCTGCTTGAATCCTGCTGGATGCAAATTCAGAGAGCTGTAAACTTTATAGTAACGCAATACCCTCAATTGGTACGTATGCTTCAAGATATTTTGAAATTTTACAGAATGGCAATGCTACTAAATCTCCAAAAAACTGTTCTTAGAATGCCGCATAGTGTTCCTTTGCATGCTAGTGAAGTGTAACTTTGTTGTTCTAAAATGCTTATGGTAAAGAATGCCTCAAATTTTAATCATAATAATATCATGTCTGGAGTGAGAAACATTTGATTTGAACTTACATCATGTCTTCTCTTTACCTGTCTAACATAAGGGGTGAAATTAAGCTTATTTGTTTGGCTTTTAATATTGCAGCACTCGAGGCCTTGGGAAAGCACTTGCCAGAGAATTCATTTTTTCTGGGGATCATGTGGTTATTGCCTCACGCAGGTTATTGATCGAGACAGATGTCATTTCTTCCAACCAATGCTAAGTTATTCAACTTTAAAATGTGCTAATGATTTTGCAAACACAGTAGTATCTTAATAAATGCTAAATTTGGCTTTATGAGTCACAAACACTCCAACACTAATGCATTCACAAATTCTGTAAAGGCAGCCCTGATTCAGTGAGGACAACTGTAGCACAGCTTCAACAAGAGCTTAATGAAGGAATAGCAATATCAAGTACTCGGACTCCTGAAACTCAGAAAAGGAAAGGCAAGGTGTTTGGAATATCATGTGATGTTTCTAATGCCGAGGATGTTAAAAAGCTAGCTGAATTTGCTGTCAGTAAGCTTGGCTCTATAGATATCTGGGTGAGAGTTTGGTCCCCGCAATCGCTTTACTGTTTATAGCTTGGATATTTTATTACCAGAACAATTTATTCTTTGATTGTGTGTTAAAGAAAAATGCACAAATCAAGTACAGAGGTCgtattgtatttttaatttttgaagaatACCTAACATTCTTGTTAATTTGTTTTTAATTTCCAGTGTGAATCTTTCTCATGGCAGATAAATAATGCTGGAACCAACAAGGGATTTAGACCACTTATGCAGTTTACAGATGAAGACATTAATCAGGCAGAGCTTTACCACGATTATATTTTGGTTCTCAATTCCTTGTTTCTTCTTTTCAAATCAACATTAAATGAACAACCTTTCCGCTGGCATGTCACTGTAGATAAATTCAATAATGTTCATATTGCTTCATTGCCAATTTTCTGTGTGAATAGCTATTGGAAGTGACCCTTAAATTTATGGTTAAACCTGTTCCATTCATGTTGGATCGGTTAGTGGAAAAATAACCTGTTTTCATAGATTATTGATGATCTATCTATATGTGTGTCACCTGAGTAGGTTTTTATAGAATAAATAAgtttatttcatgaattttgaaCAGCAGAATTATCTGCAGTTGAACCTTATAAAGCAATAAGTCAGAATGGAAGGGAGGATAGGCCTGACTGTATGTGTGAAAACTGAAAAGCAACATGCCGATGGTCAAAGTCTCCCTTTAGTTTCTTATTTCATCAAAATGACTGccaatatatcttcttttgtaGTTGTGCTTTTAACTTGTAGTCACTAGCCCTTTTAGATGCCTGAGCTCATAATTAACTCCCTTGTGCTATTGTAAGTCATATACTTTTTAATCCGATTGACTTACTGATCCAAGAGGACCTGAAACTTCTGTTGACTTGTGATGCAATGGTGGTACTTTGTACCATATGATGTATTCATCACTAGCTTCACAGCCTCCCCTTGACCATGAGGTTATACCATGAAGATTTAACAATATTTAGTTTTGCTCCTTTACTATTTATATGTAAGCGCTGTTCTATACTGTCATTCTGCAGTATTTTCAGAGAATGACAAATCAAAGGAACATAACTGACAGAAGGTTAGTGCTTGCCTTTCCTGTATATTCCTTgatagagaaagaataggaaagCCACTGTACATCTTGTGGCATGTCTCTGACCTCTCAGATTTGTACAGAACTTTGCAATTTACAGTTACAGCGCAGTGTCTTATTTTTCTTGAAATCTCTCTTGTTGAatattatttaattgatattttttctttcattttcttttgttCATTACATATTTTAATTCGTTTGTATGTTGTCCTGAGGGCACACTTGGACCCCAGATCACCTTCTTTGATCAATTGTGGACATTAATATAATCTcttcataaattaaaattttagtcAGTTTGCTGGTAAACTGACATGCATATCTCCTTTTACATTGTAAACAGATTGTCTCTACAAATCTTATTGGTTCTTTAATATGCACAAGAGAGGCCATTCGACTCATGAAATCGCAGGAAAAAGGAGGCCATATATTCAACATGGATGGTGCAGGATCTGGTGGTTCGAGTACGCCATTGACTGCAGTGTATGTTGATGTTTCATTATGAACTATGGAAATTTGATTTTTTATGGTTACTGTCATTGGAAGTTGTGATGTTTCTCTGTCCTTATTTCTCAAAATTGTCTTTATcaatatttgtatttccatcaataatATTTCCCATAAATTTCTGCAGATATGGGGCAACTAAGTGTGGATTAAGACAGCTTCATGCATCCTTGTTGAAGGAATGTAAGAGATCCAAAGTAGGAATTCATACAGCATCTCCTGGCATGGTTCTTACGGATCTGCTTCTAAGGTAAATGGTATCTATAACTTGCCAAACACAAAGAAATTTCAATAATTTGCCTTGTTGCTTtgacttattttgaaaactctcctCGGGTCTTTTATATGGGGAAGCTTTTTAGAATCTTCCAAATTGAGGgttattttgatatttatttttcttccaaatAAAATCTAAACAAAATGATAGCACTTATCTTCCAACTTTGTTCAAACTCTTGTATTGATGAATCTTATGTGTAATGTTGTATGACGTATATTGATGCTGGTAATTTTGCTGATGCTATTTTTCACATCATGGCATGCAGTGGTGCATCACTTCAAAATAAGAAAATGTTTAACATAATTTGTGAGCTTCCCGAGACAGTTGCAAGGTCATTGGTTCCTAGAATGCGGACTGTGAAAGGCACCGGTAAAGCAGTTGATTACTTGACACCTCCAAGAATTCTACTTGCTCTAATCACTGCTTGGCTTCGACGAGATCGATGGTTTGATGAGAAGGTAAATTTCTAGTTTGAGGTAAAAATTTAATGtcaataaaattaattttcatataaCAATCATGGAGAGTAAAAGATCATGCCTTGGcggacacacacatatatatatagaaagggCTTTGTCAGTGCTAATTTTTAGCAGGATGAACTCTGTCTTGACATTTCATTTAACCCAACAGGTTTTGTAAGGACATCCTTGTGCAGGAATTTTGATGGTCTTCTTCATTCATTGACAAAAACATTCATCACACTCAGATTATGATCCTTGGCAAGATTCTTTCAAAACAATTTTCCTCTGCTTTCTTAGTGTTACAATGCCTTGGTAAGCAAGTTTACAATAAATGCTACAATGTCATTCTTCCAGGCATAGGTTTATAGTATTATACATTGTATGATGAACAATCCCCATTAGCCGTTATCGTGTCTTCAGCAGCAAAAAACCTACTACTTGTCTGCTATTGCTAACTTGTCTAGCCACTCTTGTTATAGTACTTTGTCAGCAACAACTACATTTACTTCAGCAGTAAGTTCATCTTCAGCAACACTTTGGTAGTGATGAATACACTTAAACAGAACCTCATAGCAACTACAACCACCTATTGACTAAACAAACCATGGTTTTCATACTTGGACTTGACTCAGACGCGGCAGGCGAAAAATTTACAACTCAGCAAAACttggctaattaaataaatatatacatttcttgaagaatttttttttattcaaaatacAGTCTAAATGCAGATCCCCTtacaaacagattttctaatcaaTAGCTTAGATTGCACAATCAAGtaacaattgccaacacaattgtGCGATAGGTAAGTAGTGTTGGCATTGTAAATGAAAATAAGTGACCAAAATCAAGTGGCATGAGGGAAGGAATTGTATAATGGAGCAGTTTTTGCTGATAGAGATCATTAGGGCATATGGTTCTGTGGATGAGTGGTGAATACCCTGTAATCATGCAACATGACACGTGTGATGGTTTGAGTTATCAAATTGAGTGCTCAAATGCACCAGAAAGGGCATCTATTTTGTTTGATCAGGAACAACAGTAGCAAAATAAATGATTTCACATGACAAACAGAAAATTGTTGGCAATGAACCCTAAACTGTGTGAAAACAACGAAGTTGGAAATCATGTCAATACCGTATTTTTCAGCATAAAATCCCTGTTGAACCTGCATTTCCACATCAGATCAAAGACCTGTAAGTTTTAAGCTTGGCCTAATCGAGTACCCATGAGTTTGGCCCTAAAACTTGCCAATTACCCACCCTTTGCAAGTCGCAAGTTTTTACAGTGGAACTTGGTGGCAGAAATGTCTGTGAGTAATTGGTAACTTGCCAAGTGCTTGGTGAGTAGTTGAACTATGAAACCAACTACTATACAGCAAAGAGTATTCCTCCATGAACCTTGAAATAATGTTCCCGACCATTACGAGTAACTCTTGTGGATCTTGCTACCTGTCATAAGCTCACAGTATATAAATTCAAGCACCCATTAGATTGCTGAAAACAATCCATGATAGCATAATAATACTGCTCAAAGCATGTACCAGACACAAAAACCAACCCAATTTAAACCACTCAACTTGGTTTTGGATTAGCCATGGACCTTGAGGAAGAGACTATAGAGCAATATTATGTTTGCAGTTTTACGTTTATGATATTGTTGACCAATAAAGACCAACATGGTCtgtaaaatatataaatttaaaacaaaagatCATTTATGTTTCTATAAGAGAGATTCGATATATTGAAAATGTAATTACCAAGCtctatttattttcatattttaaaagTATCTGTAGGTTCTCAATGTAATGAAAATTGGTTTATGACATATCTATTAGCAGGACAAAATAGTAAAAAATGATATTTATCTTCAAGTGCCATGCTGTCAAAAATCttcaattacattcttatcatgGAATTTTTTATTCCAAAGATCTGCACCCAGCCTCGACCAGGAAATGTTTAATGTTTCATTTATATGTTACGCACTCATTTTGTATTTGTTTAGAGGTCTTCAAGTTCAGTGAGAGATGCTGCAGGTCCAAGCTTTGTTACCAGAAACAAGAAATGGTAAACGGGATGgcaatgaaaacataatagaaaacaAGGTTGGCTGGGCTTTTGCATAAGAAATGAATAGGAAATGGTTATAGCAgtaacacacatgcatatatatatgtacgcACATATATTTATGTACACTCATATATGTGTATTTGTTAATTTTTCTAGTAGATGTGTGCCATATAAAATAAGTAGCATAGATTTAGATATGCATCATCATTGATTCATTTTTCCTCATTTGTTTCCCACATCAAAATAACGGTAATAGAGAGTCGTTTCTTTTAATCTGATGTTGAAGAGTGCATTTTCTTGCTCAATAGTCGAGCTATTGCTGTACAGAGATGCATATGAAACTTGGAGACATTACTAAATTAACATAAAAACTAACAATTAGGGTATTAACAAATCTTTTACTGAAGGAAAATCACAACTCATAAATGGGGTGCAGGCCTGCCTCTGGTTGGTTGTCATTCAAGTACTTCAGCTTGTGACTAGATGATATATTTTAGCTCACTGACCTGGACTGCAAGGGATCTGTCAAAAAGTTATTGCTGAGTCTCGACTTCCTTACCATATCATATGCAATATTTCCTTCCAAAAAAATAATGTTTCTTCAGCGATATGCTCATAGCAACAGGTTGTAGCATCCAAAAATGGCCCCAAAATGGAAAAATGTTAGCAACGGTCATTTTTCATTATGGACAGGTTGCTAGCCCCAAAAACATGAAACTGGTCCTCCCTATTGCAGTTCTTGCAACATATGTCCTAACTCAAGTATCACAACCATAGATGATGCCACAATAATCAAACTATTGGATTGGGCTTTTTTGGTTCTGTTAAGGAGACTTTTAATATTTAAAATGCATTTATGAAATTATTTTGGATTTGTTTAAAAGTCTTCCAAGATTCACAAGAGATGCTGCAGGCTCAAATATCACAAACATAGAGAATGCCTAGAGTAATCAAATTATTGGATAAGGCGTTTTCTAATTTTTATTGTTTTGGCCATACACAAAACCTTATCAAAGTCTTTTTTAAGTCATTGGCAAAGGAAATATCCATGGAAATATACGATTATTTCCTCTAGTCCTAACACTCTTGGAGGGGTAACTCTAATCTACTTGTTTAGCTTGTACTTAGCCTGTTCTTTTTGGTTTAGCTGGTAACATTCTATTTAAAtaatagtgcaatacattatcaagCATGGAACAAGGTGAGCTAGTTTATTTTCATTCACCCACCTTTTTTTGACTTAATATATTGGAAACATGTACACCAGTTGATTTACTGGCGAATGCACTATCAAGCATGGAATATTGTCATCTTAGGAGCCTTGTCTGAGGAGAATTTGTTCTCTCCACGTCGTCATCATGACAATTACTCTTCCTCGCTTGCGAGACTGTGGCCCACTTGACAATAATCCACcttgtttcatttgatttatctcaTACCTTTTAACAATACTATGTTATTTCTAACTTGATTTTCAAGGATGTTTCATATGTCTTGTCCACCCCCTGCCAATGGGTTTAAAATTATGCATCAACAACACACGGTTAGTATTTGATTGTAACATCTTCACAAATATTTAGATACTCACATCATTcgaatatcaaaatataaaataaactTTTTATCAAATAGTTTGTGTATTAGTCTGTAGTATCGATCTCGCATTTTTATGTTTCACATGCCTATTTTGTAGAAATTCTTGAGGAAAGTGCCAGAACATTTTTCATCCATTGATTCTTAGTGATGCAATCTAATAGACTAATAGTGTATTGGCCCTATAATATTTACCGTTCACCATACAGGTAACAGAACCATTCATGGCGATAATTAttgtttagatttttctttttctttaacataGTGTGGATGTGGTTATAAAATAAGCCTGGTTATCTCCAACAAAGCATAAAATACGGCCTGGTTAGGATACGTGAATTCTAAGTATGACAATGCAGTATTACATATATTCTCAAAATTAATGACGATGCAGTAGGACAGATATTCTTAAAATTAGAGTGTTCAATGGTTTGCTTTTGTTGTGGCCTAAATATCTTTAACTGATCTTGCttgattttgtatttttcacttaCGTCACAGATTCAATGAATTTCcttattgatgatttttcattAATTCTCTCAATTAGGCATCTTTACAATCAGGCAATGAAATATAGAACTGCAAAAGTCATTTCAGAGCAGGCAAAAATGAAACGTTTCCCTGAAGCAGGACCAGGACCTAGCACCAAAATGATTCTTTAATGTGCTACATTAAATATGAGTACCATGTGCATTTTCTAATAGTCTGCTTGCTTAGCTTCTACACTTTGATAATTGATTTATGAAAGTTCTTTTAGATACTGTACCAGTTTTACTTTTTGGTACGTAGTTGTTAATGTCCAACTGAAACATATCCGACCATGCTTGGTCTCTTTAAATTGCATTGTCTTTGTATAAGCAatgcatataattcttttcaactgTAGAAATTCCATTCCTCACAATTCCACATGGGTTTTTTAGGGAAAAGCACTATATGCAGCAGAGACAGATCGAGTCCGAATATGGGCAGAAAGTCGTGCAAGGTTTACATTCAACGATGCTATGGATCTCTACTCAAATGGTTCCTGGGTTTCTGTTTTCTCTTTCTCAATTGTATTTTCGTTCATTATTCTATCTAGCTCTGGGGGCAGTATGTCAGGGACCTAACAGCAAATGGACAAGAAATAGCACGAATTCACAATTCAGTGCAGAAGCTGCTAACAAAATTAATTATCTCCATTCCTTCATATGGATTATTTACCAGTTGAAAGATGCACATCAATCATTATTGTAGAAATATATCTGGGATTAATGAATTTCTATCTCAGATTCAGatgtaatgttttatttaattttatcagGAATACAAGCTATTTAGTTATTGTTAGTTGTGTTCATTTGCCTTGGGGTGAATGATTTGCCCTTCGTGTGTAATGTAGAGCAGTACAATAACGATTATAAGGACTCCTGAGTTATTTTTAActttcattgaattatacttatgTTTTCGTTAAATATCAGTCATAGAGAGCTCTTTCGTAACAAGATACAAACTACACCTACAAGAAACTAGAAGGGAAGTTCATTTGAACATGATTGCATTATTCCAATTAGTGATATGCATGGGACTTCTGGGATTGCAATTAAACTAAAAATAAATCGAAAACATTGAAAGTTTGTTAATGAAAGTTTGCTAATTTCTGTGTAGGAAGGCTTTTAATTGAATTGAATGATGTCACTATAGCTGcgtaattatgtttaatattaatataaaccgGACTTACAATTTagctataataaaaaaattaaaaaaattcatagatatattAAATTGAAATAAGATGTGATCTGAAGTTCAGCACTTTGTGAGTGTAGTTTgtttccttattcactttcttgcATTTACAGAGGTAAAACTCCTTTAATTAGAAGACACTACTTTCCTCAACATTTCTTTGGAGCTTGGCCAATTTTTCTTCACCTATTACCATTACTCATTGCAAATTTTTACTTCCATTACTCACTGCAAATTTTTACTTCCATTACTCACTGCAAATTTTTGCTAGCTTGAGTACACCTGTTTTCCATCTAGCTCAATCTTGTTGATCCCATTACATTCACAAAGTGTTTCCATGACACTAATGAGGATTGCTTTTGGTTTTGAAGTTTAATTGGTGACTTTTGattctatttttattaattttggtTCTTTATAATGCGATAATCTATTTATTACTCCcatgaatttttgattttttttttcaaatagctTTATTTATATAACCCTCACATTAGAAACactattttaaaaaatagttttatgACATTTTTTTTTCATGTGGAATTTCCACATTTCTTAGTTTTATCGTGGtatcacttttccaccttaggtgggtgatAAGTTATCTCATAAGATTAAGACTCTT includes:
- the LOC131030538 gene encoding probable chlorophyll(ide) b reductase NYC1, chloroplastic isoform X2, whose translation is MAAAAFTGQAIFRPNLKSCFLMQHSCKLNLSSVWQVPVSNHAECNPPETLARPLIFTSPSRAKFSVYASRNSDIKTSDDELNLEENSDDVNNLEEKREMQRKKSELEELGEGFVGSVKPLIRVLNGSTSFMPARKSSLKSFLNTFVRTMSGSAWTASSKAEFGKRFREVEADFLKFTSFIEKFLAIMLANGAILAIAFRISDGNSQLDTLIWSSWFAVVFGGTMIWANQVLEYRCKSGPQNVVITGSTRGLGKALAREFIFSGDHVVIASRSPDSVRTTVAQLQQELNEGIAISSTRTPETQKRKGKVFGISCDVSNAEDVKKLAEFAVSKLGSIDIWINNAGTNKGFRPLMQFTDEDINQIVSTNLIGSLICTREAIRLMKSQEKGGHIFNMDGAGSGGSSTPLTAVYGATKCGLRQLHASLLKECKRSKVGIHTASPGMVLTDLLLSGASLQNKKMFNIICELPETVARSLVPRMRTVKGTGKAVDYLTPPRILLALITAWLRRDRWFDEKASLQSGNEI
- the LOC131030538 gene encoding probable chlorophyll(ide) b reductase NYC1, chloroplastic isoform X1, translated to MAAAAFTGQAIFRPNLKSCFLMQHSCKLNLSSVWQVPVSNHAECNPPETLARPLIFTSPSRAKFSVYASRNSDIKTSDDELNLEENSDDVNNLEEKREMQRKKSELEELGEGFVGSVKPLIRVLNGSTSFMPARKSSLKSFLNTFVRTMSGSAWTASSKAEFGKRFREVEADFLKFTSFIEKFLAIMLANGAILAIAFRISDGNSQLDTLIWSSWFAVVFGGTMIWANQVLEYRCKSGPQNVVITGSTRGLGKALAREFIFSGDHVVIASRSPDSVRTTVAQLQQELNEGIAISSTRTPETQKRKGKVFGISCDVSNAEDVKKLAEFAVSKLGSIDIWINNAGTNKGFRPLMQFTDEDINQIVSTNLIGSLICTREAIRLMKSQEKGGHIFNMDGAGSGGSSTPLTAVYGATKCGLRQLHASLLKECKRSKVGIHTASPGMVLTDLLLSGASLQNKKMFNIICELPETVARSLVPRMRTVKGTGKAVDYLTPPRILLALITAWLRRDRWFDEKGKALYAAETDRVRIWAESRARFTFNDAMDLYSNGSWVSVFSFSIVFSFIILSSSGGSMSGT
- the LOC131030538 gene encoding probable chlorophyll(ide) b reductase NYC1, chloroplastic isoform X3, translated to MNSGHAVACIDRLKSEQSLLFTDIYEGSIDNVFNFTSFIEKFLAIMLANGAILAIAFRISDGNSQLDTLIWSSWFAVVFGGTMIWANQVLEYRCKSGPQNVVITGSTRGLGKALAREFIFSGDHVVIASRSPDSVRTTVAQLQQELNEGIAISSTRTPETQKRKGKVFGISCDVSNAEDVKKLAEFAVSKLGSIDIWINNAGTNKGFRPLMQFTDEDINQIVSTNLIGSLICTREAIRLMKSQEKGGHIFNMDGAGSGGSSTPLTAVYGATKCGLRQLHASLLKECKRSKVGIHTASPGMVLTDLLLSGASLQNKKMFNIICELPETVARSLVPRMRTVKGTGKAVDYLTPPRILLALITAWLRRDRWFDEKGKALYAAETDRVRIWAESRARFTFNDAMDLYSNGSWVSVFSFSIVFSFIILSSSGGSMSGT